GATCAAAACCAATGGTTACCTCACCACAATTCCCACTATGTATTGTTTCTAAGCTTTGTTCTAGCTTTGTTGCTTGGACACACAAACTTTCAATTGTTGGGTATAATATCTCACCCGCTTTAGTTGGTTTAAAGTTACGCGTATCCCTATTGAAAAGCTTTGTATCAAGTTGACTTTCTAATGCTTTAATATTTTTTGTAATTGCCGACTGTGTTATTTGAAGTTTAATCGCAGCCTTAGAAAAACTAGATAATTGGTAACTATATAAAAAGCTTCTCAAATGTCCAATTCTAATTTTATTCGCATTGTACTTGTCATCAAACGTCATTATTTAAAACAGCCTCTATAAAATAAAGTGAGCAACACTATCATATAAATTAGTAGCTTTCATTACGCAATACAATAATGAACTAAATAAAATGGAATATGTAACATTCCAAAAACATTAACAGTTTGATTAATTTAGTAAGTTTTCTAAACCATTAATATATCAGTATTTGAACGAGCTGGATTGAAAACTAGTAGAATATAAAAAATTACGATTGTGTTTTCTAGCTCTCAGACACCTTCATATTACTCTTACCTTTACTAAGAATTAGCCCAATACCCACAAAGAATAAGGTGCTAGTAACCATTTGCAATGATGACAAGGTTTCATCAAACACTATGTACCCGCTGATCAATGCAAATACGGGAACCAACAATACAGACGGTGCGACAGTACTAAATGGATACTTGATTAGTAGTTTATTCCAAATCCAGTAACCGAATAACGTTGTCGGATAAGCCTGAAAACACACTGAAGCAGTGGATTGCCAATGCCAATTCTGTATAGTTTCGGAAATGACACCAACTCCATTTAAAGATACCGCCAGCATAATCAATGGTATTGGTGCGAACATAATTCCCCATACATTAAATACAAACACTTGCTTCGTCTTAGAACGCTTGACGATTAAGCTGCTCGCGGCCCACGCACAGGCTGAGAGTAGAATCAGAAATAAACCAATAGCTGTAATGTTTCCTTGGGCGTAGATTATTGTCATCACCAATGCCAGTGAAGCAATAGTAGCACCTACCCTTTTAAGCTTTGAGAGTTCTTCCTTTAGGTAGAAAACACCGACAAACAGAGCAATAAGCACATTAACTTGGAGCAATACAGAAGACATACCAGATGATAGCCCAACCTCTATCGACCAAGAAGCTAAACCCCATACTCCAAAGCCAAATACCAAACCATAGCTGATTATGTATGACCAGTTCACATCTGGTTTGGGTATAAAAAACACCACAGGAATTACCGCTAACGCGAATCTAATTGCGGTAAGAATTAACGGGTTCACTTCCGTCAGACCAAGCTTAATCATGGAGAAATTCACACCCCAGATGATCATGACAAACATTACTAACAGTAAATCTTTTCTACTCATACTCAATGACTCCTTTTACTTGAGTATGTATTGCTAAATAAAACAGGTACAGATACAATTTTCTATAAAATAACCAGTACAGTTTACTTGTATGAGCATATACAAAGAGTTAGCGCAACAGTTTATTGGGCAAATACAATCTGGAAAATTAACAGAAAACGCTCGCATGCCATCACTACGGAAGCTTTCGAAGCAACATTGCGTGAGTGTCTCAACAGCGGTCAGTTGCTATCAAGAATTGGAGTCACAGGGCTGGATTCATGCTCGCCCACAGTCTGGTTATTTTGTCTCTTCAAAGCGCAATGCACATACACCACCTAAGTGGGCTCATTTCGAAAGCCACATTTCCGAACCCAGCACCCGCGTAAGTGTTCAATCGAAATTAAATGGACCATTGGGAGTGTCCAGCTCAGATATTGATGACAAAGCAGCTATCGAGTTGCAACGTAGTTTTCACCGCGCAATGCGTCGCATGAATACACACCAAAATGTATACCCTGACTACATGGGAGAGTTATCTCTTCGCCAAGTGCTTTCATGCAACTTTGCTCAACTTGGCCACCACTTTCATCCGAACGACTTAGTGATAACTTCAGGTTGTATTTCCTCGATTAAAACTGCTCTGGAAGTCTGTAGTGAAGCGGGTGATGCCATTGCGATAAGCTCACCTTGTTTCAGTGGAATCCTTGAACTATTAGCGCGAATGTCTCGAAAAATCATTGAGATTCCGTCGCTCAATGACGGTATTGATTTAGACCAATTAGAACAACATTTTAGGGATGGAAATGTACGAGCTGGAATATTTTGCACATCACATATGAACCCACAAGGCATTACTATGTCGGCTCAACAAAAGCAGCGTTTGGCTAAGCTTGCAAACCACTATAAAGTCCCTGTGATCGAAGATGACGTATATTTGGAGCTCGATTATTCTGGACAATGCCCATTGCCCGCAAAATCATACGATTCCAACGGTTATATATTATGGTGTGGGTCAGTTTCAAAAAGCTTGTCACCGACATATCGCCTTGGCTGGTGCCTACCTGGACGGTATATAGAAGATTACTCTAAAACCTTTGCATCAGGATGCTTTGGCGTCTCCGCCCCTGTTCAGCTTGCTCTGTCAGACTTTATCGAGTCAGGTCAATACGTAAAACATTTGAAACGAAAACGCCTTGAACTGTTAGATAATCGGCGTGATTATTTAGCCTACCTAGCCAAGAATTTACCTGAAAGTGCCCAAATCAGTACGCCTGAGGGAGGATTAGTTTTGTGGCTTCAAATACCAGAACTAGACGGCATCAAATTGGCTGAAGAAGCAAAAGACCACCAGCTCGATATACGAGAAGGGCAGCTATTCTCCACCCTCGATTTATATAAAAACTGCCTCAGAATCAACATTGGTCATCCACTGATAGGCCAAGCAGAGCACGATCTTAAGTTGCTATGCGATCTGATCTACAAACATCTAATTATTAAATAAAAGTGAAGCTATTAAGCTAAAGAAACCTATTTAAGCCTTTGTGCAGT
This genomic stretch from Vibrio marisflavi CECT 7928 harbors:
- a CDS encoding EamA family transporter yields the protein MSRKDLLLVMFVMIIWGVNFSMIKLGLTEVNPLILTAIRFALAVIPVVFFIPKPDVNWSYIISYGLVFGFGVWGLASWSIEVGLSSGMSSVLLQVNVLIALFVGVFYLKEELSKLKRVGATIASLALVMTIIYAQGNITAIGLFLILLSACAWAASSLIVKRSKTKQVFVFNVWGIMFAPIPLIMLAVSLNGVGVISETIQNWHWQSTASVCFQAYPTTLFGYWIWNKLLIKYPFSTVAPSVLLVPVFALISGYIVFDETLSSLQMVTSTLFFVGIGLILSKGKSNMKVSES
- a CDS encoding PLP-dependent aminotransferase family protein; translation: MSIYKELAQQFIGQIQSGKLTENARMPSLRKLSKQHCVSVSTAVSCYQELESQGWIHARPQSGYFVSSKRNAHTPPKWAHFESHISEPSTRVSVQSKLNGPLGVSSSDIDDKAAIELQRSFHRAMRRMNTHQNVYPDYMGELSLRQVLSCNFAQLGHHFHPNDLVITSGCISSIKTALEVCSEAGDAIAISSPCFSGILELLARMSRKIIEIPSLNDGIDLDQLEQHFRDGNVRAGIFCTSHMNPQGITMSAQQKQRLAKLANHYKVPVIEDDVYLELDYSGQCPLPAKSYDSNGYILWCGSVSKSLSPTYRLGWCLPGRYIEDYSKTFASGCFGVSAPVQLALSDFIESGQYVKHLKRKRLELLDNRRDYLAYLAKNLPESAQISTPEGGLVLWLQIPELDGIKLAEEAKDHQLDIREGQLFSTLDLYKNCLRINIGHPLIGQAEHDLKLLCDLIYKHLIIK